cctgccttggcagtggGAAGTCATTGTCCCCTGTCCCATGACTTCATGCCCTTGTCTGAAGTTACTCTCTAgttctcttggagccccttcaggtaCTAGAAGGAGCTCTAAGttcttcccagagccttctcttctccaagctgaacacgCAGCTCTCCCACCTTGCGTTCACAGCGGAGATGCTCCATCCCCCCTGAGAATCCCCGTGCCCTCCTCTGGGGGGATCTGGGAGTCTCCGAGGGCCGGACCGTGTTGGCCGCGCCCCCGCCGCTGCCCGCGCCCCCCGGCCCGCAggcaccgcccccgccccgcccgcccgctCCCCTTTGTGCGGCAGCCCCGCTCcgcgctccgctccgctcccccGGCACCGCCCGGAGCCGCGGGGCCAGCCCGGCTCTGCCCGGCTCTGCACGGCCAGCGCAGGTGGGTCCGGCCGTCGAGGGGCGTCGCGGAGCCGGTGGGGAGAGCGGGAAGGAGGGTGGTCGGGTTGGAGGGAGGGTGGTCGGGGTCCGCCCGGCAGCGCCGGGCTCGGCGGTGCGCGCTCGGGGGCCCGTGTCCCGATGCCGGTGTGCGGTACTGCGCCCCAGCCCGCTCCTGCCCCGGAGGCGTCCGAGACCTCGCCCCGCTGCCCCGGGGCATCGCCCCGCGCCCCGACCCTCCCGCATCCCGGCCCCGGCGGCTGCCATGGCAACGCCGGGTACCGCGGTTTCCCCTCATCCCACCGTTGCCTGGTTACCAGCCCCCCTCCCGTGCTGGGGAAGATGCCCCGGCGGATCCCACCCGAGACCACCGTGGGTAGACCTGGTTCACACCCAGTGCTCACCAGGctggcagggctctgcagagcagggggaTCCCTGAGAGGAGGGGGATCCCGGGGAGTGGGGGGATCCCTCCTCTCGCAGCCCTTGGCAGCGCTCTGGCTCCTGTTGTTCAATATTGTAGTAACACCGTGTGTAAACAGCCAAGCGCCTTATCCCGGGAAGGCGtctggaggaagggaagagcgTGTCTCTCAGGGTGTGTAATTAATGCTTCCAAAGAGACGGATTTTGGAGGCCATGTGGTGGAACTCGGATCTTGCAGGGATATTTCTGTGGGAGGGAAAGTGACAGGTGGTTTGTGTGGATGTGAATAAGCAGCGTGAAAGAGCAGCCTCTTGGGAAAAGCCGTGTGTGGATTAGGTTGAAGCACCCATTTTGGCAAGCCCGCAGTGCTTCACGGTGCTTTTGGGTCCCGTTGGGATTCTCAGTCTCATTGGGTGGTTTTGCTTCCAGTTTGACAAAGACAAGCCTGGAGAATCCCTGCCTGTGTGCAGCAGGACCAGGGTTCCAAGGCAAAGTGAGGTGGAACATGAAAGGGAGAGATGCCAGCGTGAAGTGCCATGGCTGCCAAGCAAGGCCACTTGTTGGAACGTGCCTGGGACCTGCTAGAGAATATCTCATGCCTGCAAGGTGTAAGGCTGCCTGTGCCTTCCTCCCAACAGCCTAATATCTCACTCTCATCTTGGAATTTTATCTGCCAGCTTGCAATGTACCCATCCAGGTAAAACATGGTGGAGAGTCACGGCTTTGCCAGGTGTTGAGGACGACTCCCTGGCACAGcgaagcagcagctctgtgttcaGCTGTTCCCCAGTGTTTGCCTTTCAGGCTCTTTGTGTGTTTCCAAGGTGTAAAGAGgccactgagctctgcagctgttGTGGCCCTGAGCACAGAGAAGGCACCACTGGCAGTGGCGTAGCCAAggtgtcctgctctgccctgccctgcctgagtgctctgccacctgccTATCCCTCCATGCAGCgtgtggtggtgctggtttAGACACCAGCCATGCTGCTGGGGACTGGTCTCTGCCTCATGGTCGTGGCTGATGGTGACAGCAGAGGagagaacagagaaaatgtCTGCTCTCatgtgctgctgagcagtgttGTGGTACCCAGCACGCATGGGAGCCTGAAACAGCTTCTCCCACACGCTGCTCTGTGAGTGCGTGCTGGTGATTCGAGTTTCTCTCACCACCAGGATCTGCCAGGTAACCTCTGCTTTGTCTCACCTGTGTGATTCCCATGTGCTGGTGCCCAGCCGTGCCCTGCTCAGCAGAAGGAGCCTGGGCTTGTTTAGGTGGTGTGTGGCCAAAGGGGGCTGGGTGTGGTGGAACAGTCCAGGCAGGTGCATGGTGAGGTTTACAGCACCTGTTAAGCAAATAAGGAGGGATCAGGAGCAGCAGATTCCTGATTGGAGGTGGTGATGATGTTTACTGCCTCCCAGAGCCCACAGCTGAATTCTCTGGCCAGGCAGCCATTACCTCAGCAGTGCTTGCACTGGAGATTTTCCTCAGTGGAGGGTTGTCCTCACTGCTTTGTGCCTACTGCTGCTTGTTGGGATGTTGTCATGGCGGGCCAGGGACTGTGCCAAGCCAGACGTGGCCAGGCAGCTTTGGCTGAGGCTCCTTGATGGGTTAGGGCCAATTCCATGAGGCTGGAAGAAGCCCTGCAAGTGGAATTCTGGGGTTCTGGTGAGGGATGCAGCACAGCATGTGCTTAGAGACACCCCAAACCCATAAAAGACAATTAGACCATAGTAAAGTCAGTTTTGTGTCTTCCATGCAGTCAGCCTCTGAATCAGCACCGGATTTGGGAAGTGCCGTCCGTATCAGAATGGCGAGGGCTGGAaatctctccttctctctcattTAGGCACACGAGGCACAACAACAGGCACATTAATAGCCAGATTGATGCTGACGTGAAATGGCAGAAGAGCACATCTATGCAGAGCTGGAAATGTCCATTCACACATGCACGCTCCTAAACGCCCCGGGCAACAGAGCACTGCTGTCACGGTCTGGGGGGCTTTGCACAGAAACCAGAGATTTTAACTAGGTCTGATCTTCAGGAGATGCCCTGAGGACTCCTGACGGAAGGCGGAGGCTGCCCGGCATTACGCTGTGATGGCTGAGACTTGACAGGGCAGATCTATGCTAAAcaatggaaaggaaagagggaacTTGAAGATCCAATGGCGTTATAAATTCACCTGCCTTGCTCTGGCATgatttgctgtgctgcagaaagcCAAGCCAGGCAGGAGAGACCGGGGCTGTTCGCCCGGATTTACCCCACTCCCGTCCCTTGCGCAGGCTCCACGCACGCACACGCGCCAACCCGGCAGCATGGGAATTGCAAGGAGGGATTATCCAGAAGGAAGAGGCTGAGGAGGAGCTGTGGCCgtgctctgcagggagggaagcGTGTTGACTGTGCGCGTGGCAGGGCGGTGAATCACCCCAGGGTGGCTCCTGACACGTGGCACAGCGTGGGCTGGGAGTGGCGAGGGTGGCCTTGGTGCTGCCACCcaacgcagctgtgctgggcagagggaACTGAGCCCCTGCAACCTTTCATCATGGGGCAGGTCCAGCCACAGccacctctgcagcacagggttATTCCCTCAGTCTGTTCTCATCCAGATCCtcccagaaaacagcaaattccAGGTATTCCCTCACTCTGTATcgctccttccttccctctcagcctctcccaagTTCCAGATGCCTCCTTATCGCTGTGCAGAtaggggtggggggaaaaattCTGGTTTCCCTCATGAAACAGCAGACTGAGTTGAGATGAAAGGGAAGGGTCCCTGGACACTGCTGCCCCGCTCTTTGCCACTCTACCTCTCCGCGTTCAGCCAGATCTCACAGTTTTAACAGGAAAACCCCATGTTGTGATTCAAGTCACAGGCATTGCCAGTCCCCGTGGTGTGCATGGATACGTGGCAGCTCAGGGTGGTGACTCCAAACTCTCTGTCACCCATGGGCAGAAAACAGGAAGATTTGGGTGGTGAGGAAGTGgctgagctcagcactgctgctgctcctgaggcagctgctgttttcctctcctttgtgCCAAGGTGCAGCTGGAATCTGcaagggaaggcaggagcagggagaacGGCAAACCCTCGGCAATGTTTCCTCTTCTCACTTTATTTCAGCTTCAGGAAGAAGTGGGTGGGCCAGCTTGGAGCAACCCAAAAAACCTGTGGCTGTTCACAAAGCATATGCTGCCTTGGAGGGGAGCTGGGCTCGTTTGCACTGCAGAACGCTGTGTTTGCCTTTGGAGCAGGGACACTGCCAATCCTGGCGGGTAACTCGTGTGGAGATAAGTTGTAGTGTGCGGAAGTGTGTGAATTCTAGGAATTGAgttagaaaaacaaagaacataTGTGTGCTGCGTGCCTGGCTGGGCCAAACAGTGAACTCTGCCGTGCTCCGTGTGGGAAGCCAAAAGCTGAGCAGAGGGTTGGAAATGGTGTGTGTGGCTGAGCAGGGCCCAGTGTCACATGGAGGGGCTCAGGGCAGAGAATAATGCAAAATTCCCTGAATGGGATGCTCCAATAGCAGGCAAATAATGGCAGAATAAACAGTGAAAATCTAATGGATggtttgtttgaaaaataaaggcGTCATTAATATTCTCCAAGAGCCAATTAATACTGTTCATGTTGTGATAGTGTGAGCGGTATCACATCTCTTGTGCACACGCAGCACCCTCATATGGGTAATGACTCTGATTTTGCGCTGGCAGACTCAGTGGAGAAGAGATAAAAGACGGGAGATAAAGGACGTGGGGAAATGTGCAGCTCGAAGTTACTGTGTCACCAGCTGTAGgttctttgtgtgtgtttctaaGACCTGGTAATTATCTCAAATGATGTGTCTCGGGCAAACGAGGGGGTTtgtctgggcacagggagcaatCCAGTGCAGCCCTGCACTACACAAtggcagtggcagctgcagcagagggagaTGAAACCCTCCTGTGTTTGGATAAACACATCGCCTTTGGAATGGCAAATCgtggaaggggagggaaggatgggaaTTATCATGGGATGCTACTTGTTATGATGAATAAGGCAAGCTGTGGGAATGTGCTCCTCGTGTTGGCAAGGTCAGGCTTGGGGCTGCATCCCCTGTGGGTGTGATGGGAActggctccccagggcagcactggtgactggccacaGAGCCAAAtgctgccagggacagcactggTGGGCTCTGCTGAGCCCGCTCTGTGCCTGCCAATCCTGGGAGCGTGGAGTACAAACTGGGTgaaggggctctggcagaatcTGGGGGATTTTGGTGCTCTGAGGAGCCAGCCTGGGGCAGCCGAGCTGCCTCCCCTGTTGCTGGCAGCTGGGGTGAGCTGGGATGGAGGTTGCATTGGAATCAGGtcaggctctggaagggctGAATAGTCGCACGCCGGGATCTGCATCCGTCAGCGAGCTGAATTCCTGCTCTGCCGAGGGCCCCTTCCTTATCGGCTCTAATCCAgcgcagcagctgcagcagctctggagcacTCGGTGCTATCAGTGCCATGCAGGGTGCCTGATAGACCTCTGTCCTCTCCCATGCCAGCAGCGAGCCCTCTCCGTGCTCCTGACCATGTATGGCCACCCAGCCCCACCATCGGGGCACTCGGTGactgcctggcactgcacacacaACCAGGCAGGGCCCTGGGACAGGcatggggagctgcaggggccAGGGAGGCAGCACCCGGTCTGCATCCACCCTCCAGAGCCCATTGGAGGAGTGCATCAGccagctcctctcctcctgGCATGAGGTGTCCCCTGCACACAGCCAGGGggtctgcagtgccctgtgccgGCTGACAGGATAGAGAACAGctcccccctgtccccctgggagctggagaagggatgcTTGTAGCAGGTTGTTGGTACCAtgagtgctggcagtgccctcccTTGGCAGAGCAGTGCTGCCTGGTTGGCCCTAGAAATGAGGGTGCCCATCCCAAATGGGTGCAGCACTTTGGGATGTGCACCCCTGACCAAGCTGCCAGGGAGTGTCACAGCCTGCCCACAGTGATGCTACACCCAGACTGGCATCCTTGGGAGAAGGATCTGTGCTTCATCCAGGTGTCCCCAGTGtgtgaagggacagggacaggctcAGCTGTGAGGGACACTGAGGTTATTTATGGTCTCTCCTTGCTGCTGCAGGTGAGTGCAGGGAGCCTGGAGGGCAAGTATGGCTTCAAGCTCAGGTCCCACCAGGGCCACTGGCCTCATTGTGTGCTGTAATTGCTATGCTAATTGGGACAAATTAAAGTATGCTCTGGGTGAAGGGCACAGTATTGACCTTGATGAAGAGATCACAGCCCTGGTGCTGGCCCCATTGCCTGCAGAGCAAACTCGAGACTGCACTGAAATCTGTGCCAAATGCAGAGATGGTTGAAAACACAGTACTGAACCCCACAAAAAGTCTGTCTGTCCACTCAAACCCTTCTCCTCATGCCTGGGAGCTGATGTGTCCCCATGAGGCTGGGCACAGCAATGGCACCAGGTATTGTAGCCAGACCCTGTGTGCTTCACAAGGCCAGCCTGTCTCCTTTCCCCATGGCATGGTCTGGCCCTGCCTGCCCACACAACCAGCCATGGGTTGTCTTTAGTACCCCTGTGCCCCTGACCCGTCGTGGTGCCCTCCATGAGCCATCTGGGTGCTGACAGCTGCCTCTCCCCTCTCTCACAGCAGCCATGGAGGCAGCGCTCatcttcctctgctccctgctggtgCCAGCGGCCATGGCAGACGGTAGGTGCCAAGTgcttcctgggaaaaggctgtgggactgtggggaACAGCCACCCCACAGATCCAAGGGGTCTGGAATGGGGTATGGGGCAGCAGCCCTAAGAGTCCACAACTCCCATGGGgagcctgtgccagctgggatcCATGGCTTGCTCCCCTCACACCCCTTGTCTTCTCATTTCCAGTGGCCAcccaggagaaggaggaggaggacccCTTTAACTATGGTGAGCATGGCTGTATGTGGGGTGGGTGTGCATGTGCCATGGGGAGCAAAAGAGCTGCCCCATTCTCTGAACCCAGCAAGACTGAGCCCCCTGTGTCTCCTTCCCCAGATTACCAGAGCCTGAGAATCGGGGGGCTGGTGTTTGCCGTGGTCCTGTTCACCGTTGGCATTCTCCTTATACTCAGTAAGTTGGGGGGCTGGcaggtgctgggctggcaggctggggcagctggggctgttctcGTGGTGGGGCACACTGGAAAAGACCACACTCCATTCCTACTTTGGCCATGCTTACAGAGTTTCTCTTCCCTTGCAGGCAGGAGGTGCAGGTGCAGTTTCAACCAGAAACCCAGGTGAGTGAGGGCAGCCCGGTGGGCAACATCTCCCTTTAAAAGCTCCCTTTGCTCCCAGGCTCCCTCCCACAGCTGGCAGCATGGCTGCACTCTCTGAGTGTCCCTTTTGGATGCCCAAAGCTGGGGGACACTCTGCTGCAGAGCTTCTGGGTGGCAGAGGAGCTCCACATGCTCCCAGAGCACCTTCCTCAGCATGTCCCTGTGCTGTTGGGCATCCCACCTCTGGGATGGGGCACAGATCCCAGTGGCTCTCACCGTGCTCCTCTCCTTGCAGGGCTCCAGGGGATGAGGAGGCTCAGGCAGAGACCCTGATCACCTCAAATGGTAAGGTCACTGTCCCCTGCCCACTGTGCCACTGCCCCGTGTCACAGCCACCTGCCCACAGagctcccagtgctgggtgggcaccaCAAACccttctgctctttcctttgcAGCAACAGGGGCACCAAAAGCAGAGAACTGAACAGGAGCCATGCGGTGAGTCCCCTGCCAGTCTGGGTGGTGGCATCAGGATGGGAGGGACAGCTGGGGCCATGTGTGGGAGTGAAtgcagggctctgagcaggCCAGTCTGCTGGGACTGGGGAGTTCGGCATCTGGGGATGGTGTGGGTGTGAGCACTGGTAGGGGCCACAGCAGGAAAACTCTCAGTGCTGGCAAGGTCCTGACTGTCCTcaggcagctcagcaggaaAAGGAAGCATCTGTCCGGATTTTCCCTTGTGTTACACTTCCTTCTCTTGTGCTTCTCCACCCCaaagtggttttggttttaggGTGTTTAGAGAGCTGGGTAGGAGTCCCTCAGGGCATCTCACTCGGTGCCTGCAGTCAGAGCTCTCTGAgctcctgggctgtgcccctgtTTGCAGCGGGGGGAAGCCCGTACTGGCAGTTTGTGCTGCCAGGGTACGAGACCCATTGCAGGGAGAGGCATCAGTGCTCCCAGGCTGACTCACTCCTTTCCTCCCCACGCAGACCCAGAGCCCCGAGGACAGACGCTCGGACCGCAGATGCCCACGGCCTGCGAGGAAACTGAAATCGCAGCAGCAGGTCCCTCTCAGGAGGCACAaagctgctgtgtctgtgttaCCCTCTGTACTCCAGCACCGGTTCTGTTTCCTAACCCGACTAAACTCCAGTCACCGTCCACTCTGCCTCCCGTGATGTGTAATGTTGCTGTGAGATGATCATTACCTCTAGGGCTAGTTGTTGCTGATGTTGTAATCGTGACTTTCTCCTCACCTTTCTCGTGCTGTGCGTGTGATTCGGGCTGTGTAGGACTGGCAGGCGTTGCCCTTTGGGCTGCCCTCCAAGCCTGGCAAcgggggctgtgtggggcagggagtgtgggctgtggggcagggacaccctgtcccccagcccagagccagcagcacagcccgCACCGTGCcggcagtgctgccagcaggtgTTGGTGGTTCCCCTGCTGGTGGtgttgggcagggcttggggaCCTGTCCTGTAGTGCCCCAGGGACCTGCCCAGTGTGGCTCTGGACTACCCATGGCCATTTCAGCAATAACCCAAAGGCAGCTGCAGTGGGGGGCGAGTCGGGCAGAGACATCCCACAGCTCGGCTTCCCTCGCTAGGAGCACTGGGGTGCTGGATTCAAGGCTGAAGGGAGCTCTCCTGTCTCACCTGCTTGGCACCCCATGCTTCTGTCCCTGGTTAACCTGTGGGACACCGCTTTGAGCGAGGAAAGGCCGTGGTGGCAGAGAAGCCCGTGAGGTTTGCAGCACAGTGACACTGTGAAAGGGGGCGGCTGCACAGTGGTGACCCTGCTAACCAGCACAAACCAGCTCCTTGCAGCACTCTGCCCGtggacagagctgggcaggtTACACAGTCCGAGGgctaaagagaaacaaagatcCTGTCTGTGCTTGTCTCCgacagggaaggggcagcagcgtttcctcctggtgctccctgtccctccccatgCCTTGTCGctgcctgtgccacctgtgTCAGTGCTGCGTGTTGTCCCGTGGCAGTTCTGTGTCACTCCCAGTGCCAGCTACCCCTTCCCCCgtggagcagcagcaagaggCAGCGATGCTCTGGGGTTATGCACACCTGAGCTTGCACTGTGACAACGTGCTGAGCCCAGAGTCCATCATCACCTTGTGTTCGCTCGTGGCTCAGAGGCAAAACTGTGTTTTTTGGCTCTTCCCCAAGCCCACAGGCAGGCAAAACCTCAGCTGGGGCTGAGGACTGTCAACTCAGATGTGGGGCATTTAGCTGGGCAGAAGCAGGGGGTCATCAGTGCTACACTGAAACACCTCAGGGTGCCATCCCCACACCGGGAAGGGGGTCTTGCCCCCCAGGATGGTTTTGAGAGGGGtttctgctgtgcccagcccaccGTGGTGGCCCTGCCTCCGGGGtgggctgtgtccctgtgtgcttgCCATCCCTCGGTGTCCCTGGGAAGATCTGTCCCCATCTGTGCCATGCAGAGGGACTATGTCTTCAATACTATGccacttccctccctcctgaGAGATCTCCCAGGCAGAGCAGACCCCTCGGCCCAGCCCCTGAGTGCCAGTGGTGTGGGTGTCCCATCGGAGTGCCTGTGCTGTCCATAGTGTGCCGTCGGTGTTAACACGAAACAAAGAGACCCCTGTGGTGTGTAAAATGGCCAAGCCCTGACTGTTGTAAAATAAACTGAGCTattgtgtttccttttaaagAGGCGAGtgtgctgctgttctggagggctggtgtgctctgtgctgtgacCTAAggggaaaggaataaaatatcGTTTCTATCGGTGCCTGGCTGCATCATCTCGAGGGTTGTGGCGTTCCCAGGGCAGCCCGGCTGGGCGAGGTGCCGGCAGCTCCCACGCTGTCCCCATGGGAGGAGAGAcgagcaggggcagctccctgggcagcacagatGGGCTTTGTGCGGGCCAAGCCCCCTCTCTGCgctccctcctgcagccaggaGCGCCTCAACAAGAGCCAGAGCCCGTGTGAAGGAGCGTGGGGCCGTGGGCACAGAGACTCCTTGTCCCTTGGCTTTTTGGGAGCCGCTGTGTTGGGCTGCTGCCGCGCTGGACCGGGGGATGctgagcactgccagggtgctgtggcagcagtgccaccctggcGGCCCCACACAGCACCCTCCAGGGCTTGGCTTCACTCCGTGGCGCCAGAGCTGGGCTGTCGTGGGCTCCTGGTGCCCACACTCCTTAGCCATGCCAAGGGGAGCCTCCTTTGGGGTTGGCTTTCCCATGGCCACCCTGGCACTAATCAGCTTGGGCGCGTGACTCCCGCTCACTGATTGTGAGATTAGAGCAAACTGGATtgcacagccctcctggcacCTGGTCTTGTTGGGGCTGAGGCTGGCACTACCCTGGGGGGCAGAGCATCCTGGTGCCCCACTGCCAGCAGGGATGCACCACGGACATCGCAGTGCcagggggctgcaggacccCTGGGATGGTtccatgctgggctgggaagTGCTGACCTGGCTGTGGGACAAacacagtgccaggctgggagggcagggtGTGCTGCCCGCTTCTCTCTAGCAAAAGGCAGTCTCAGCCTGTATCCCAGCCTGTCTGTCGGAATCGCCACCACTGCGGGAGGTGAAGCCCAGTCAGGCTGACGCTGGGAAATTGAGGGAGGGTTGGGACAGGGACACTCATGACTTGGGGTGCCCAGCCCTCCCCTCTGGCTGTTACAGTGGGTGCTgccctgccttcccctcccctccttcccaaaGGCGGGAGGGAGAGAGCCCTGTGCCTCCCCTCGTGACTGCGATAAACATTACACCGAAGCCATTAATGTTTAATGAGGTTTGTCTCCCAATTAATGCGCTTTCCTGCGAGTGCCCCACTCACAGAGCGAGGCGCCCGCTGGACAACACGCCGAGGCGATGGGTGATGGTAAGGGCAGACACTTTCACTGGGGCATCTCTATCTCCTGCCATGCAGCCTACACGGGGGAAACTCTCCCAGAGGATTGAGGGGGAGACATGGGGATGAATCCTCAGAGCTCTGCGACCCACTGGCACATCGGTGCCAGCTGGTGTTTGGCTTCTTGGGTTGATTTCTGCTTCCAAACAGCTCCTGGCAGAGGGATGTGCAGTCAGGTAAGGTGGCTGGAGTGGGGACACGCACCTGTCAGAAGGATGAGCCTGCTGGCATGGAGGGGGGTTGCTGGGATGCACCTTGGTGTGAGCTGTGAGCCCGAAGGGTTGTTCAGTTCTGTGTGTCAGGGGAGCAGAGCCACGGAGTCCTGCAGGCAGTGGTGCTTCCCAAGGGCAGTGAAGTCTGCAGCTTCAGCTGGAGATTGAAAACTCCTGTGCATCCTGCAAATGCAGCTTGCAAATGCATCCCACGAATTTACCACAGACGTTAAAATTCCTAGGGTGAAATGCAGGGCTTTGGGAAACGTTTACTGGCTGGGTTGGATAGACACTAAGGAAGTCACAGCGCTCTCCCTTGCAGTCCCCATTCCTGGTCTCTCCCACCTCCGTGCCATGAGCCCAGTGCCCAGGACCTGTCTCTCACTGggatttctcctcttttccagagCAAGTGCCCGAGCAGGGCATGGACAGGTTCAGCTATGGTGagtgtgtgccctgggcagggggacaggcAGCCCCCTCCCACACTGCCGTGGGCTCTGCACTGTGGGCTCAGCCCCACACCCTGGCTGGGCTGACACCTCTTGGCTCTCCTCCTCTACAGACTATGACACCATCCGCAATGGGGGGCTGATTTTCGCAGTTGTGGCTTTTGTGATTGGGCTTCTCATCATCCTCAGTAAGTGCCTGTGTGGGCTGGGCACCCTctcagctccattccctgcatACGCCCCCTGCTTTGCTTGCCCCACTCCTCTGGCtgagtgtggggctggggatcacccacactgccccacagcaccaggggtgggcacagcctgccccCGGGGCTGCCTGGGAACTTTCCATCCAGGCACGCTCCCAACAGAGAGCGAGTTGGGAAGGAGACCACGTAAATATTTAGTGTTTCCCTGCCAGCGCCAAGGCTTCAGAGGGAAGGTCACTCCTTAAAAATAGCAGAGAAAACTCTGACATTTCCAGAGCAAGAAAGTGGTGTTCCCAGAGCCCTCGGacctcagcagctcccagagtgACCCAGGGCACCCTGTGAGCCTCCCTGTGTGTTCTGGCACTGCTCCATACCCGCactgctctgtggggctggggcggCTGCAGCACCGTGACTGTGCCCAGCAATTTTAgggagaaaaatatgaaaaccaaCAGCATTTGCAATTGTGGGACAGCTTAGAAGACAGACAGACCTCCAAGAGGGCATTTGTgactgggcagtgccagggcttgCAGGGGTGAGGTGGAGAGGCTCAGCCCCAGGGACCTCAGTCACTCCTTTTCCACCAGGCCAGCGGTTCCActgcagagggaagaagaagccAAGGTGGGTATTGCACAATTTTCAGCCAGCCTCATCTCTCCTCAGTGCTCTAGTCCTGAAAGGAGGGATCTGGGCTTGCACTCCCCGTCCAGTGTGACATATCTCCCCTTGCTTTTTGCTCCACAGGCAAGAGAACGAGGAGAACCTGTAGGTGCAGGTAGGCTGCAGGAGgctccagctggcagccaggcTCCCTCTGCAGGGAGCGATGCTTGGGGtacctgtgctgcagggaagtACCTACAGGAGGTTTGTGttggagggggagaggggctgggacacGCTGGCCTCGGTGGACACGTAACCCTCCCTCTGTCTGTTTTCAGAGCTGCCCTACCACTATGAAGCTGCATCAGAAGGCAACAAGTCCTTGCCAAGGGCCACTCCTTCTGCCTTACCCTGTAAGGCCAAATGCAAACTACCCTCACGCTTCTCCCTCCTTTAAGACCCAGCAAAAGTTTCTTGGCTAATAAAGTTTAAGCTCAGAAATGTCGAACTCTGTGCCCAAAGGCGTTTGAATCGCCCACTCTCCTGGCGCAGCGCCAAAACACCTTTCTGCCCTGCAGACATCTTCCACCCCAGAGCCAGGAAGGGATTCAGCCAGGAAAGGCTCCTGCCGGCCCCTCCGCACCCCGCGGCATGGAACAGCCGGCTGGCTCCACCCTGGCTCTACTCCGGATATTTCTTCTCCCGCACGTGCCTTTCCCCTGGGATGCACAGGCAGGGTCTGGCTG
This region of Pithys albifrons albifrons isolate INPA30051 chromosome 23, PitAlb_v1, whole genome shotgun sequence genomic DNA includes:
- the FXYD2 gene encoding sodium/potassium-transporting ATPase subunit gamma, translating into MGDEQVPEQGMDRFSYDYDTIRNGGLIFAVVAFVIGLLIILSQRFHCRGKKKPRQENEENL
- the FXYD6 gene encoding FXYD domain-containing ion transport regulator 6 isoform X1, giving the protein MICCAAESQARQERPGLFARIYPTPVPCAGSTHAHAPTRQHGNCKEGLSRRKRLRRSCGRALQGGKRVDCARGRAVNHPRVAPDTWHSVGWEWRGWPWCCHPTQLCWAEGTEPLQPFIMGQVQPQPPLQHRVIPSVCSHPDPPRKQQIPAAMEAALIFLCSLLVPAAMADVATQEKEEEDPFNYDYQSLRIGGLVFAVVLFTVGILLILSRRCRCSFNQKPRAPGDEEAQAETLITSNATGAPKAEN
- the FXYD6 gene encoding FXYD domain-containing ion transport regulator 6 isoform X2, which encodes MEAALIFLCSLLVPAAMADVATQEKEEEDPFNYDYQSLRIGGLVFAVVLFTVGILLILSRRCRCSFNQKPRAPGDEEAQAETLITSNATGAPKAEN